A section of the Babylonia areolata isolate BAREFJ2019XMU chromosome 1, ASM4173473v1, whole genome shotgun sequence genome encodes:
- the LOC143285884 gene encoding dnaJ homolog subfamily C member 22-like: MANQVVAYILWFFLGVFGVHHFYLKRDRQAFVWWATLGGVFGLGWIRDFWRLPDYVKETNEEDRYTGYQTENENVVPTTQVTNEANQNRNGDRRPKMSLVRFVGMMTMGYVLGYLVMFLFPQEVFKEGNRILVRTFFLVVPPTAAAAGVHLVGNIGHLHVSFVRCLVGSAVGVFWQLDDPTNIGASCFFSAVSVCASGYRWKPSRRRKSKCRRLTVLFVCGMVYLSMWGSALYFNATVTTKDGESVPLREALNNFFTSPAWTQTKESLYLIWQNIRVNGWRTFYEQLVQSIDPQGETNAYRILGVNENSSQEEIKSRYRKLAKEWHPDKQQDPSKKAAAQEKFLQIQKAYETLSNIKSRRSQKNKRRSHSDEL, from the exons ATGGCGAATCAGGTGGTTGCTTACATCCTTTGGTTTTTCTTGGGGGTTTTCGGCGTCCATCACTTCTACCTCAAACGAGACAGACAGGCGTTTGTATGGTGGGCCACGCTGGGTGGAGTATTCGGCCTGGGATGGATCAGGGATTTTTGGCGTCTGCCTGACTACGTTAAAGAAACCAATGAAGAAGACCGTTACACTGGGTatcagacagaaaatgaaaacgtGGTACCTACAACACAAGTGACAAACGAGGCCAATCAGAACAGGAATGGAGACAGGAGACCCAAAATGAGCTTAGTTCGCTTCGTGGGAATGATGACGATGGGATATGTCTTGGGTTACTTGGTCATGTTCCTTTTTCCACAGGAAGTTTTCAAAGAAGGTAACAGGATCCTGGTCAGAACCTTTTTCCTCGTGGTGCCACCCACAGCAGCAGCTGCTG GGGTTCATCTGGTGGGCAACATCGGACATCTCCATGTTTCCTTTGTTCGCTGCCTGGTGGGATCTGCAGTGGGTGTCTTCTGGCAGCTCGATGATCCTACCAACATCGGGGCATCAtgtttcttctctgctgtctctgtctgtgcctcggGATACCGCTGGAAGCCCAGCAGACGCCGGAAGAGCAAGTGTCGGCGACtgactgttctgtttgtctgtgggaTGGTTTATCTGTCCATGTGGGGCAGTGCTCTATATTTCAACGCCACAGTGACCACCAAAGATGGAGAGTCAGTCCCACTGAGAGAAGCTCTGAACAACTTCTTCACGTCCCCAGCATGGACCCAGACCAAGGAGAGCTTGTACCTGATCTGGCAGAACATTAGAGTGAATGGCTGGCGCACTTTCTATGAGCAACTTGTCCAAAGTATAGATCCACAAGGAGAAACCAATGCATACAGG ATTTTGGGGGTGAACGAGAACTCCAGCCAAGAGGAAATCAAATCCAGGTATCGGAAGCTGGCGAAGGAATGGCACCCAGACAAACAGCAAGATCCCTCCAAGAAAGCTGCAGCACAGGAGAAGTTTCTGCAAATCCAGAAGGCTTATGAAACGCTTTCCAATATCAAAAGTCGGCGATCACAGAAAAACAAGAGACGATCGCACAGCGATGAGCTCTGA
- the LOC143293177 gene encoding ras-related protein Rab-13-like isoform X1 — translation MLALLSLGYRLHHCEDSDIFLSITFTYHKMDRTPGHLSKNYQEAVSSLVWAKVVGVGSAGTGKTCLIKHFCESKSPDENRYGASEQKFNQGYQPTVGVDYGFKIQTINGTDMRVHMWDLSGSNEYLDVRNELYTGSDAIFIVFDVTNTSSFEALDSWLREISRFSSGTPEIGIVGNKSDLKQKRTVSTAEARKFAVHHKCLYFETSAATGDGVDDMFQQLLQEVAQKRKNISASSATKRPR, via the exons ATGCTTGCGCTTCTTTCCCTTggctaccgccttcatcattgtgaagattctgacATCTTCCTTTCAATAACATTTACCTATCACAAAATGGATAGAACCCCTGGACACTTGTCAAAGAACTACCAAGAAGCCGTGTCGTCGCTTGTGTGGGCAAAG GTGGTTGGCGTGGGCAGTGCAGGGACAGGCAAAACATGTCTCATCAAGCACTTCTGTGAGAGCAAG AGTCCAGATGAGAACAGGTATGGTGCAAGTGAACAGAAG TTTAATCAAGGTTATCAACCAACAGTTGGCGTGGACTATGGCTTCAAAATCCAGACCATCAATGGGACGGACA TGCGCGTGCACATGTGGGACCTGTCCGGGAGTAACGAGTACCTGGACGTCCGCAACGAGCTGTACACCGGAAGTGACGCCATCTTCATCGTCTTTGACGTCACCAACACCTCGTCCTTTGAGGCGCTGGACTCGTGGCTACGGGAAATCAGCCGCTTCAGTTCCGGCACTCCTGAGATAGGCATTGTGGGCAATAAG AGCGATCTGAAGCAGAAACGCACTGTGTCAACAGCAGAAGCCAGGAAGTTTGCAGTTCATCACAAGTGTCT GTATTTCGAGACCTCAGCGGCAACAGGGGATGGAGTGGACGACATGTTCCAGCAACTCCTACAGGAAGTAGCCCAGAAACGGAAGAACATCTCTGCCAGCAGCGCCACCAAGCGGCCCAGATAA
- the LOC143293177 gene encoding ras-related protein Rab-13-like isoform X2 codes for MLALLSLGYRLHHCEDSDIFLSITFTYHKMDRTPGHLSKNYQEAVSSLVWAKVVGVGSAGTGKTCLIKHFCESKFNQGYQPTVGVDYGFKIQTINGTDMRVHMWDLSGSNEYLDVRNELYTGSDAIFIVFDVTNTSSFEALDSWLREISRFSSGTPEIGIVGNKSDLKQKRTVSTAEARKFAVHHKCLYFETSAATGDGVDDMFQQLLQEVAQKRKNISASSATKRPR; via the exons ATGCTTGCGCTTCTTTCCCTTggctaccgccttcatcattgtgaagattctgacATCTTCCTTTCAATAACATTTACCTATCACAAAATGGATAGAACCCCTGGACACTTGTCAAAGAACTACCAAGAAGCCGTGTCGTCGCTTGTGTGGGCAAAG GTGGTTGGCGTGGGCAGTGCAGGGACAGGCAAAACATGTCTCATCAAGCACTTCTGTGAGAGCAAG TTTAATCAAGGTTATCAACCAACAGTTGGCGTGGACTATGGCTTCAAAATCCAGACCATCAATGGGACGGACA TGCGCGTGCACATGTGGGACCTGTCCGGGAGTAACGAGTACCTGGACGTCCGCAACGAGCTGTACACCGGAAGTGACGCCATCTTCATCGTCTTTGACGTCACCAACACCTCGTCCTTTGAGGCGCTGGACTCGTGGCTACGGGAAATCAGCCGCTTCAGTTCCGGCACTCCTGAGATAGGCATTGTGGGCAATAAG AGCGATCTGAAGCAGAAACGCACTGTGTCAACAGCAGAAGCCAGGAAGTTTGCAGTTCATCACAAGTGTCT GTATTTCGAGACCTCAGCGGCAACAGGGGATGGAGTGGACGACATGTTCCAGCAACTCCTACAGGAAGTAGCCCAGAAACGGAAGAACATCTCTGCCAGCAGCGCCACCAAGCGGCCCAGATAA